Proteins from a genomic interval of Kitasatospora kifunensis:
- a CDS encoding tetratricopeptide repeat protein, whose translation MAWRKDRPEQDPQASRPDGQNSRQHAPLTQAVIRASSMAKDEVTSLSTLDYRKDLAWQFSDGGEHLAAVILLQHVVQQAARHHGTTALATLVFRNELGEVLGAGGELDEAIAVQELNLADARRALGAEHARTLAFRNNLANHCSRAGRHERAIALHEENVLLSERALGTGARHTIERRNNLLFAYVAAGDRKRAVACCQSNLDLCRGHLGPSDPLTVTVGENLAMVRSRKWWRSRPALSEQPERRFDG comes from the coding sequence GTGGCCTGGCGCAAGGATCGTCCTGAGCAAGACCCGCAGGCCTCCCGGCCGGACGGGCAGAACTCCCGGCAGCACGCCCCGCTCACCCAGGCGGTCATCCGAGCCAGCAGCATGGCCAAGGACGAGGTGACGAGTCTCAGCACGCTGGACTACCGCAAGGACCTGGCCTGGCAGTTCTCCGACGGTGGAGAGCATCTGGCCGCCGTCATCCTGCTCCAGCACGTCGTCCAGCAGGCCGCCCGGCACCACGGCACAACTGCCCTGGCCACCCTGGTCTTTCGCAATGAGCTCGGCGAGGTCCTGGGGGCCGGCGGCGAGTTGGACGAGGCGATAGCGGTGCAGGAGTTGAACCTCGCCGACGCGCGGCGGGCGCTCGGCGCCGAGCACGCCAGGACCTTGGCCTTCCGGAACAACCTCGCGAACCACTGCTCGCGGGCCGGCCGGCACGAGCGGGCGATCGCCCTCCACGAGGAGAACGTGCTGCTGAGCGAGCGGGCCCTGGGGACGGGGGCCCGGCACACCATCGAGCGGCGCAACAACCTGCTCTTCGCCTACGTGGCGGCGGGTGACCGAAAGCGGGCCGTCGCCTGCTGCCAGAGCAATCTGGACCTGTGCCGAGGCCACTTGGGGCCGAGCGACCCGCTGACCGTCACCGTTGGGGAGAACCTGGCCATGGTGCGGAGCAGGAAGTGGTGGCGAAGCCGCCCGGCTCTGTCGGAGCAGCCGGAGCGGAGATTTGACGGCTGA